The genomic stretch CTTTAGTACTTCAGAAGGTTTGCGTCGTCGACGCTCGCCGAGCGCCGCGTACGGAAGATCGACATGATGATCGCGAGGCCCACCACGACCTCGGCGGCCGCGACGACCATCACGAAGAACGAGATGATCTGGCCGTCCAGGTTGCCGTTGATCCGGCTGAAGGTGACCAGGGCCAGGTTTGCCGCGTTGAGCATGAGCTCGATGCACATGAAC from Paractinoplanes brasiliensis encodes the following:
- the nuoK gene encoding NADH-quinone oxidoreductase subunit NuoK; this translates as MTPDYYLVLAAILFTIGATGVLIRRNAIVLFMCIELMLNAANLALVTFSRINGNLDGQIISFFVMVVAAAEVVVGLAIIMSIFRTRRSASVDDANLLKY